Proteins from one Canis lupus familiaris isolate Mischka breed German Shepherd chromosome 26, alternate assembly UU_Cfam_GSD_1.0, whole genome shotgun sequence genomic window:
- the COMT gene encoding catechol O-methyltransferase, with translation MGDTKEQRILRHVLQHAVAGDPQSVLEAIDTYCSQKEWAMNVGDKKGQILDAVVREQRPSVLLELGAYCGYSAVRMARLLEPGARLITIELNPDFAAITQQMLDFAGLQDRVTILTGASQDTIPELKKKHDVDTLDMVFLDHWKDRYLPDTLLLEECGLLRKGTVLLADNVICPGTPEFLAYVRGNNRFECTHFPSYLEYSKRVDGLEKVVYKGPGSPTQP, from the exons ATGGGGGACACGAAGGAGCAGCGCATCCTGCGACATGTGCTCCAGCACGCGGTGGCCGGGGACCCACAAAGTGTGCTGGAGGCCATTGATACCTACTGCTCGCAGAAGGAGTGGGCCATGAACGTGGGTGACAAGAAAG GCCAGATCTTGGATGCAGTGGTGCGGGAGCAGCGGCCGTCGGTGCTGCTGGAGCTGGGAGCCTACTGCGGCTACTCGGCCGTGCGCATGGCCCGCCTGCTGGAGCCCGGGGCCCGCCTGATCACCATCGAGCTCAACCCTGACTTCGCCGCCATCACCCAGCAGATGCTGGACTTCGCAGGCCTGCAGGACAGG GTCACCATTCTGACCGGGGCATCCCAGGACACCATCCCCGAGCTGAAGAAGAAGCATGATGTGGACACGCTAGACATGGTCTTCCTTGACCACTGGAAGGATCGGTACCTGCCGGACACACTCCTCCTAGAG GAGTGTGGCCTGCTACGGAAAGGGACAGTGCTGCTGGCTGACAACGTCATCTGCCCAGGAACACCAGAATTCCTGGCATACGTGCGTGGGAACAACCGCTTTGAGTGCACACACTTCCCCTCGTACCTGGAATACTCCAAGAGAGTGGATGGCCTCGAGAAGGTGGTCTACAAGGGCCCAGGCAGCCCAACACAGCCGTGA